Below is a window of Undibacterium sp. YM2 DNA.
CTTACCCAATCCCATGTTGCCGGGGCACTGACTGTGCTGACGGTATTGCCAGGTACAGGCAGGGCAGCCAGCGCAAAGTTCATGTTTTCACCAACGGCAGAGAAGGCGCGTTCTGCCTTCAGGCTATAGGTGCCAGCGCTACGTTCTACCAGTATCTCCTTGGTAGAGCGTACGCGGTAAGCTGCGCCATCAGTTGCCAGCACCGACAAAATATAGCGGCTGGGTTCAGTTGCTGCTGGCAGTTTGAATTCAACGAAACCGCTGCTGTCGGTCGTAAATGTCGTCGTGCTCATCTGTACCGGGAACTGGCCTGCATAACCAAGGTCGCCTTCAACGATGGTCAGGCGCTGGGCGCGTACTGTCAGGTCTGCCTTGGCATTGACGACAGGCTTGCCATCGGGGTACACCAGTTGCAGCTTGCCCTTGATTTCTTCATTGGTCTTGTAATCTTTCTTGCCGGGCATGACATTGATTTCAAAATGCGGCTTCTGGTATTCAGCGACGCGAAAGGCTGCACCATAGCTGTTACCCTTGTAGCTGAAACGCAATTCATAACCACCTGCGACGGCATTGTCAGGTAACTGGAATACCGTATCACCGCCAGACTGCGGCGTCATTTGCAGGGTCCGTGCTGCTACCGGGAAACCATTCGCATCAAATACCTGCAACTTCAATTCACCTGCGGTGATGGCAGTGGATTCGCGTGCAGACACAAAAGTACGGCCCAAAAATTTCACATACACCGTTTCACCAGGGCGGTATAGAGGACGGTCAGTCACCGCATACAGCTTGGTGTTATAGATTTCACTATCGTAGTAATAATTTTCTGCGACAAACACGCCGCCTTTGCTGTCTTCACCATAGACATAAGTTTTTTCTGGTGCATCACGTTCAAAATTGACGATACCGCTGGCATCGGTCGCACCTGTACTCAGGATACCTGCGCCATCTGTCCACACTGTTTTTGCATCTGCTACAGCCTGGCTGGTGCGGCGGTCAGCTACCCAGACCAGCATTTGTTTGCTTGATACCTTGGTCACAGCGATAGAGTCCGAGACAAACACCAAAGTCACAGCGCGATAGCTGCCGACCATGGCTTCTACCAGGTACAGGCCAGGCTCTTTTTTACCCAGTGGTATCAGCACATTGCCTTTAGGCGACATGATGAATTCACTGCTGCTGCCATCGAGCTTGACGCCTTTTGGTGGTTGTATGGGCTGGGCGACATGTACAGGGTAGCGGAAGCTATCAACCAGGGTATGCGCCTTCAGTGGCTGGTACAGCGGGTTCATCTGTTGTGGTGTTGGTGCTTTGACCAGCGGGTGCAGACGTACTTCAGGCGCTCGTGAAGTTACGGCTTTCCTGGCATCGGATGAAAACAGCTTGCGCCACATGCGACGAGATGCATCCCACCAGTTATCCCAGGTACGTGCCAGCGCATCGGACACGCCTTTGCCCTTGTAGTTACCTTGGGCATCAATGCGGTGCAAATTCTTTTGCGCCTTTAAAAATTCCAGTGGGTCCTTGACCTTATAAACATAGACATCGACACCGCCTAGCTCAGAAATCTGTCCCATGTCCTGGGCTTCCAGCCTCACCATCGCAGTGTCGCCGGAGCCATAGGCTGCATCGCTGAGCAGGAAGAAAGACGAGCCCCCACCGCCGTCTTGTGCCAGGGCAGGCATGAAGAGCAGCATCGCGCACAGCGCTGTCAATAAAGTGAAATAACGGGATTGTTTGAATGTAGCTTTCATTGGGCGCTTTCAGGCGGACAAGAAATTGAGGCGATACACGCCAGCAAAATTGGGATTATCTTGGGTAGGGTGCCAGCGCGTGTCGCGCCAGGCCTGCAGGTCACGCAGCTTGACGGCGCGCAGACCATTGTCAGTTGGTGTGACCGTGCCAGTGTGATAGGCGATGTAAGAATTCATCCACACCATCAGATGCTGGGCGTCGCCCTGGTCATAGAACAGCAGATCACCGGGGGATGCCAGATTGCAGTCCTTGCCGCGGAACCTGGCATTCTCCTGCACCATTTCTATGGCGCTAACATAGGCAGAGGTGCTACCGTCAGCCAGTCGCCATTGATGGCGTACTGATTGCGTGCCTTGATCGAGAGCTATCTCTGGCGGCAACGCAGTGCCCAGCATGCCATTCGCCCGCTTCCATTTTTCATCATGCTCACGCAGGGATTCAGCCACCGCAAAACGCACCAGGCCTACGCAATCACGCTGTTGCCAGCGCGGTGTCGGGCCTGCAGTCAGCTGGGCAGCGATAATGCGCGTCATCCAGGCGCGGCAACTGCGCGACTGGGCTGGTGTCAAGCTTGGTGCAATAACGACAGGCGCAGTAGTTGTTCCAGCTTTGGCAGCACTTGCGGCAGGCAGTGGCACAGCCGGTGCCGTGAGCTTATTGGCCAGCGCCAGCCTGTGCCAGCCCAGCATGGTGCTGGTGGCGAGCATGCCAGTCAGTACATGCCGGCGTTTCAATTGGATTTCTCCTTGCTGACCCATTCAACTTTTTGCCAGGCTTTGCCACTGGCCTGTGCCTTGCTCAGTTCCAGACGGATAGGTGGGTAAGTCGCCAGAGCTTTGATGCGGGCAGGTAGATGTGTCTTCGCGGCTTCGAGGAAGCTGGCATCTTCAGGTTTTGCCAGGGCCGCGTAGATTTCACGTTGAGCCATTTCTGACAAGGGGCGTGGCGTGATCAGGCCCAGGGTGCTTTGTGCGCCAGATGTCTGGTCAGCCACGCTGGGGTTACTACGGGCGATGGTGTCCACCACTTTTTCTACCAGCCCGCCGTCGGGTGAGAACACCACAAAGTCGCCACTGGCGGCCAGCGTAGCCATGCTCTTGGTATTGCGCCATAGTTTCTGATCAGGCTTGGCCCTGGTCGTTCCCTTACCTGGTGCAGCCTGTTCACCGCTGGCTATTGCCCAGGTCGCCATGGCTTGCAAGGTAGCATCGCGGTTGGCAGTGTTCAGCGGTAGCTTGGTGATAAAGACAGGAGAATACAAATTCGATTCGCGGTACCAACAAGCCAGGCCTGGGCCAGACAACGGCGCCAATGCCTGCTCTGGCAACTTTGGTTTGGCATCAGCCTGTTTCAAGACAGTATTGACCATGGTCCAGTCAATTGGCACGGTGATACATGCGCTTGGGTTGGCTGGCGCAGCAGTCCACAGGGCTGGGTCAAGCAACTGTGCCGAAGAAGTTTTTTTGGAATCCAGCCAGACCGAGGTTGACCAGTTGCCACCAAAGTCAAAGCGCATGCCCTTGAAGCCGGATACAAAAGCGCCGTAACCCAGGGCCATGGTAGGAGCACCGATAGCCAGAGTATGTTTTGCCGTGCTAGCAGGCTGGGCTGGTGCAGGTGCAATACTATCGAGATCAAATTGCAGCGACAGCGCGCCATCATGTTCCAGCCAATTGGCTACCGCAGCGCGGGCTTCTGTCACGACGCCGTTTTTGTCATCAAACAAAAGACCAGGGTCAGACAAGACTACGACGCGGTCACCCTGGCTGATCAGCAGCAGGGTGCGGCGCGGATTGACTTCCAGCGCCATGATCTGGGCCTTGCCATTGCTGGTGCTGATATCACCGGCCAGTTTGAGTTGGCCATCTTTCATCGCTACCTTGGCGGCTTCCTGCAAGGCTTTATTGAACAGGCCCATGCGCATGACAACGGCATAGTGACGCAAGGCCCCTTTGCCATCGCGCCAGAAAGCCACTTCTGCAGGTTCATTGAAAATGCTGGCATACAGCTTGTCTTGCCAGTCAAGCTCATGCTCGTAGGCAATACGTTTGACGGCACCATTCAAACCCAGGCGGTCTTCATTTTGCTCGTAGTAGAAGGCCAGGTCTTCGGTCAGCACATCTTTGGCTATCGGCACTTGCAGCAAGTCGCGCGGCAGCTTCGACAGGCTGGTGGTGCGTATCAAGGCATCTGGTTGGGAAATATCCACCATGAGGCGGGTGCCAACATAGTGGTAATCCTTCCAGTGTTTGCTCAACTGGTAGGCAACAGCAGCAGCGGCAACTGTAACAACAGTGCCGGTGACGATCCAAATACGACGCATGAATTCTCCCTCTGGGGTATGGCTTTTTTATTGCACGGATACTATCCAAAGCAAGGCTGCAAGACAATCGTTTGCGGCTGTCTATTTGGTAATTTTCTGTAAGCGTGCAAGTAAAGACTGCAACTGGCAATTGTGCCATGCATAGCCCTGGGAATTTATATTGTTGCAATATATTTTTGCAGACATGCCAGACATGTTTCAGAGGGGGAGAAACTGAAGGCGGGGAAACAAAATAGCTGGAATGGATTTCTTATGTGCATATCGCCCGGAGAAACAACCGGGCGATATGCACTACTTTTTAGCTTGTAATTTAGCTTGCAGCTTAGGCAGCCTTGCTTTCAGACTGCGCTTCACTGGCGATGCGCTCGTGTTCTGCTGCCCAGGCTGCATCAATGGCACCGACTTTGACAAACGCCGGACGGCTGCAGACGCGTTCAATGTAACTCATGACGACAGGCGATTCAGGTACGAGCTTGAACATGGTACCCCAGCGCAAGGCGTTGCCCCAGAGTACATCTGCTGCCGTGAATTGCTCACCCAGTAAATATGGTCCTTTTTCCAGTTGTGCCTTGATGATACCCAGCATGGTGTCAAAATCACCGTAAGGGCACATCGAAGGCATTGCTGGCGGATGTTGCGCAAACTTATCTACCAGTGCAGGCTCATAGCAGGCCGCATAGTAGGCCATCCAGCGCAGATAAGGGCCGCGCAACTGGCTATCCAGTGCGGGTGTCAGGCCTGCCTGCGGGAACAGGTCTGCCAGATACAAGAATACTGCCACTTGTTCAGTGATCAGTTCACCGCGATGCAGTATTGCAGGCACTTTACCCATGGGGTTGATGGCCAGATAGGCGCTTTGTCTTTGCTCGCCAGCTTTCATGTTCAAGACATGCAATTGATAAGGTGCGCCTAATTCTTCCAGCATAATCAAAGCGCCTGTAGCGCGTGTTTGTGGGGAGTAGAACAGGGTGATGTTGTCTGCATTGCTCATGATAAGACCTTTCTTTTTATCGCGGAGGCGGAATTGCCGGGCCGTTGATATAAGAATATGCCTCTATACCTGACATCTTTTGTCAGGTTAGCTTATTATTCTTTTATATTTTAAAAATATGGCAAAAGGATCAGTTTTTACCATGCGTGCCAGCCGACTTATCTCCATCCTGACTATCCTGCAGGCACGTGGTTTTGCCACCGCGCCAGAACTGGCTGATGAATGCGCAGTCAATCTGCGCACTATCTATCGAGATATCGACGCCATGAGTGAGGCGGGTATCCCCATTTATAGCGAGCGTGGCTCAGGTGGCGGCTATCGTTTGCTCGATGGCTACCGCACCCAGCTCAATGGCTTGTCCGCCAAAGAGGCCGAGGCCCTGTTCATGAGCGGGCTGGCAGGAGCCGCCACGGACATGGGGCTGGGCTCTGTCATGATGGCCGCGCAAAACAAGCTACTGTCAGCCATGCCCGCCTCTTTACGTGAAGGTGCGCAGCAAATGCGTTCGCGCTTTCATCTCGATGCACCGGCCTGGTTTGGTCAGTCAGAGCAACCTGCACACTTGCCCAAGGTTGCCGATGCAGTGTGGGAGCAAAAGCGCATGCAGATACGTTACCAGAGCTGGAAGGGAATCAAAGAGCGCGTCGTCGAGCCTTTGGGCCTCGTCATGAAAAGCGGTTCCTGGTACCTGGTCGGGCAAGTGGATGACACACCACGCACCTACCGCATTTCACGCATGCTGGAATTGTCGGTGCTTGAAGAACGCTTCGAAAGACCTGCGCCTTTCGATCTGGCAGCCTATTGGCGCAAATCTACCGAGCGCCTGGAGCAGGACATGCACAGGAATGTGGCAACCGTGCGTCTGTCACCAAGAGGGGTGAAATTCAGGGAGCACTTTCTGTCGCCCTATGTTTTTTCTGAAATGCAGTTGGCCAGCGAACTTGACGGGGACGGCTGGTGCAAGGCGACCATGCCCGTAGGTTCCCTGATGATGGCATGTGCAGAAATTCTGCGCTTTGGTGAAGATGCCGAGGTGCTGGAGCCGCCAGAGCTGGTAAGTAAGGTGAGGGAGCATGTAGAAAAAATGGCGATGATTTATAACAAGCCAGCGTAGGCACGGCAGGCAAAAAAAGCCCGCAACCGTTGCCAGTTGCGGGCGAACACCTTTGGAGAGGAATACTTCAAACCCGGTAGAACAATCTTCTGCTCTTCCCAGATACGCAATATGAAAAAATCAAATTAAGGATTAATTATATACATTTTATCGATAAAATATAAATAAAAAGATTTTATTGTGGCTTTTCAGCGATATTTCTCTCCAGAATTAATCAACGGCAATAGTCGTGGCGATAGTTAAGGTTTGTTGAGCTTGCTGCTTTTCGTGCTCAGGGTCTTCAGGTAGGCGATCAGGTTTTTCCTGTCTCCGTCTTTACTGACGCTGACATCCATTTGTTGTCCAGGGATATAGGCTTCAGGGTCTTGCAGCCAGCGGTCCAGGGTTTTTTCATTCCAGACTATCCTGGCATTGCGCAAGGCAGGTGAATACTCAAAGTCTGCAATGCTGCCAGCCTTGCGGCCAAATACATTGGCGTGTCTGGGCCCTATATTGTTGGCTTCTACAGTATGGCAACCCAGGCAGCGTGATTCATAGATGATTTTGCCCGCCTGTATCTCATCTGCTTTTGTTGCCATGGCGTCAGCGGCGATCAGCGCGATGCCGAATGGCAGCAGGCATACGAGCAGTTTTCTAAAACTAATATCCGGCTTTGATTTTTCCTGCTGCTCGGACCAGACCCTGGTATTGAAAAGAGCCGTCATCATTGACATGCCAGTTCAGTTGCAGTCAGCGCGGCACGGCATGCGCTGCAATAAATTGGACAGCGCCCGCCAGCCTGAATGGAAATATACAAATTTGTCATGATGTTCTCTTCGTCTTCAAATACGCAGCCCTGTTGCTGCTTGGGAATATACGCAGGCAGGTGCAGACTGGATGCACAATTTTTTAAAATTGCCCAAAAGAAATTAAAGTGCTAATTTCTTGTTGTCTGAAATGGTGGTACGAGACTACAGCAGGGGGTATTGAAGGAGGTGGATTGGGTTGGAATAAGCTGGATGGAAGGTGATTGAATTTGCCTGCACTTGATTGAGCCAGATTATTGAGGATCTGACTCAATCACGTGCATCAGGTTTGCGAACGATCTTATTTCTTTGCTGCAAAAGCCAGCAAGTCCGCCATGGAACCCGCAAAGACGTCGGTATCCACACTGCCGGTGACGCCAGCCACGCTACCAGATTCAGAATTTTGCCAGAATGTCCAACTGCTCCAGCCAATGGGAATTGTTGGCTGCGAAGCACCATATTGCGCAATCCACAATGCATACCTCGAAAAACTGTTGTTCATATTCTGGTTCCAGAACGATGGCCCGGTATAAATCATCGGTGTGCGACCCAGTGCCTGTTCTACCGTGTTGAGCCAGATTTGCAGGTTAGCCGCCAGCGTGGCATTTCCAAAACCACCTTTATTGATTTCAATATCGACTACCGGGGGCAAGTCGCCAATGGCAATACTGCCTACCGCCTTGATGAAATTATTCGCCTGCGTCACAGGATCATCATTGCTCTCATAAAAATGATATGCGCCACGCAATATGCCTGCCGCTTTCATGCCAGTCCAGTTGGTCTTGAACTGTGGGTCAGTATAGGTATTGCCATCCGTAGCCTTGGCAAAGGCAAAGCTAATGCCTGCACTTTTGACTGCAGTCCAGTTGACTGTGCCTTGATAGTGGGAAACATCAATTCCCTGCACCTTGTTGTTGATTGCCATACATATCTCCGCTGATGAATTCAGGGTTAAATAACAAATCGTTAAGATAACAGGAATATGGTTAATTATGCAAAAACAAGATGTTTTTCATGGGTGTTTTCTGACTTTTCCTTGTATGCCTGGTTCTGGCTGCCTACCCTGATTCATGGGTAAGCGATGAAAAGAGTGTCCATCAAAGTCAGGGAGCCTGAGCATGAAATTCATACTGCTAATTTTGCTTTGCCTGTGCGTGCCAGCATTGGCGGCAGATATCATCGAAGTTAGCATTTATGCCGACGAATCTTATCCACCGTACTCATACAAGGAAAATGGCGAGGCCAGAGGCATTTATCCTGCCATCTTCAGTAAAGCCTTCGAACGTATGCCTGCTTACAAGGTGCACATCAAGCCAGTACCCTGGAAGCGCGGGCTCATGCTGATGGAAACCGGGCAGGGGCTGGCTTTGTTCCCACCCTATAACCGGCCACTTGAGCGCCCTTATCTTAACAATTCCGAGCCCGTGCTGACTGAACAGGTGGTGGCTTTTTGCAGTGAGAATTCCATGAAGAGAAGAAAACATCCCTCAAGTTGGCCCGAAGATTTCCAGGGACTGAAAGTTGGCATCAATGCCGGATTTCAAATCGGCGGCGACAAGTATAGAAAAGCCGTCAAGGATGGCAAGATGTTTGAAGACCAGGCGCCCAGCAACCGGTCCAATATACTCAAGCTCTTGCTGGGACGTATAGATTGCTACGTCAATGACCGTCTGTCCATCTTGTGGGAGATAGAGCGCATCAAGGCAGATGGCGTTTACGCTGACAGTAGCCAGGCCATCGTCGAAGCTGCAGTCATTAGCCAGGAGCAGGCCTACCTGGGTTACACCAATCGCGATAACGGGCGCTATCCCTACAAGCCTGATTTCATGCGTGCGCTGAACCAGATACTGACAGACATGAAGAAGTCAGGTGAGATACAGAAAATTGTAGAAGATGTGCTGAGCAAATAAAGGGCACGGAATTTCTTTGCAAGTTGGCGTGAACCAGAGGATGAGTCAGGCCCGGTATCAGAGGCTTGAACATAAGGTGAGTCTGTGGAACTATACGGCATGCATGGCGGGTAATGCCGCCGTGCATACTCAACCTGGTCAACCTTAGAATAGTGATACATGAACATACACCTGTCCCTGATGCCCATCCTTGCCCTTGTCGCTGGCATTTGCATACTGATCAAACCCAAGCTCGTCAGCTTCATCGTGGCGCTTTACCTGATAGCCATAGGCCTCATCGGTATTCTTGGACTTGGACGGTTTGGTCTGCATTTGTAAACGAGACCAGGCAATCAGCTGCGCAGGTTCAGGGCTGAATCGGGCAAAGACATCGATTAATGAGGAGTTGGCAAAGATGACGGCTGCATCGATTTACCCACTCGAAGGTGGTTGTGATTGCGGCATGCTGCGCTATCGCATGCTCAGTGCGCCGCTGATCGTACATTGCTGTCATTGCCGCTGGTGCCAGCGTGAAAGCGGCACTGCCTTTGCCCTGAATGCCATGATAGAGGCTGACCGTGTCATTCACACCGGGGCAGAACCTGAACTGGTGGAGACGCCATCAGCCAGTGGCAAAGGCCAGAAAATTGCGCGCTGCCCACATTGTCGGATTGCCATCTGGAGCAATTATGCGGGTGCCGGGCCTTTGCTAAGGTTTGTACGGGTAGGTACGCTTGATCAGCCAGACCACCTGCCGCCAGACATTCATATTTATACCGAATCAAAACAGCCATGGCTAAATCTGGCTGGAACCATACCCGTGATGGCTCAGTACTACGACAGGGACTTATACTGGTCTGCTGCCAGTCTGGCCAGACGGCTTGTGCTGTTGCCCCAAATCGAGGCTTATCAGGCAAGAAAATCTTAGAAACCGCTTATTCCTATTCCCGTCAGGATGAATTTGATTGATGGCTGAATCTGGCCTCAAGAACTTATGATTGTTGCGCTCTTGGTTTTTTCCTTATAGTTTGAATTCCATCCGCAGCCCAATACGCGCATAGTTGGTTTTTTGCGTGCTGGTCCGTACAGTGCTGCTGGTATTGAAATATTCCCTTACTGTCTGGGTATCAGGTGCCAGCAGATTATCGAGGTTCAGCACCAGGCGGCATTGCGGGTTGACAGTCCAGATGGCATTCGCCGTCAATGTGGTGCGGTGAGATTCATAGGTGCGCAGCGTCAGGTTATTGCGCAGCCAGTCGCCGGGCAACCAGTTGGCATCGACATCAATTTTGACAGGCGCATCGCTCATCGCAAAAGTCATGCCCAGTTTGGCACGCCATGGCAACTGTCCTTCCAGTCGGTTATCTGGCCCTGGAACATCACTCAATACCGAGTGCGCCCAGCCGAGGCTGCCGCGCACATCCAGCTTGGGAGAGGTGGACCACAAGTCACGCATAGCCACACGCCAGTCCAGGTTAATACCCTGCACGCTGGCGCTACCCAGGTTGGCAGGGCGCTGTACATAACGCGGCACATTGGCCCAGGGCACCGGCGCCAATACAATTTCCTTGCCGATTTTGCGATCTATCTGGCGCGCATAAAATTCCAGGCTGATCTGGCTATCCCGGCTCAAGCCATGTTCATACGCCAGATTCAGCGCCAATGCACGTTCCGGCTGTAAACCGGGATTACCACTACTGTCCGCAGTATCGATGGTATTAGCGCCGCAGCCGTTGATGTTGGTACAGGGAGCCAGCGAATTGACTGAGGGCTGCAGCATCAATTGATTGCTTTCTGGCGCCTTGAAGCTGCGCGCCAACGATGCCCGCAACTGACGTCTTTGATCACCTTCCAGTTTTTTTGTCACATGTAAAGAGGGCGACCACACGCGAAAACGTGACTGGCTTGTGAGATTGTTTTCGGTCAGGTCAAAGCGCTGTTCCTCAGATGATAGGCCTGTATTCATGGCCAGGTTTTTATCTATGCGCCAGTCATCCTGGATGAATGCCCGCCATTTATCTTCCCGTATGCTGGTCATGTTTCCCAATGCAAGCAGGCTGGTGTCGATGGCACCATTGAGCAAATAGCTGGTTCTGGTCTCATGCTGATCACGGCTGACTTGCAAACCGGTCTTTAATCTGTGACCACCACTGAGGTGTTTTTGGTGGTTGATTGCCAAAAGCAAATTCCAATTATCATCGCGCCATTCCTGGCGTCTTAAGCCATTGCTTGCAGCATTATCCTGGTCATTCAGAAGGGTGCTGGAATTACTTCGTATCTGGCCATCATTCCAGACAAGATTAGCATCGATGTTACCCAACTCCTCACTCTCGTACTGCCAGTTTAATGGAAGCCGGTAGCTGCGTAGTGAGGCGGAAGAAGTTTGGGTCAACTGCAACGATTGCCCACTTGTCCAAAGACGTTGCTCTTCATTGAGTTTATTGGAATTGATTTGCCCGGTAGAGGGCTTGAAACTCAAACTGCCATTTTCAGTTTTATAGGCAACTTCTCCGCTCAAAGCTGCTGCCTCATTCTCATTCAGATTGTGACGGCTAGCAGTAAATTGAGGTAATAGCTGTGATCCTGCTATCAATATTTGCGTGTCTTGCGCATTGCCAGGCGATTGGTTTTTTTGTAAAAATACACTGGCCATCAGACTAAGCGGGCTGTCCTGGCTAAACTGGTTCATAAGCCAATTGGCAGAGCCGCCATGCTCACCGCCCATGC
It encodes the following:
- a CDS encoding GFA family protein, giving the protein MTAASIYPLEGGCDCGMLRYRMLSAPLIVHCCHCRWCQRESGTAFALNAMIEADRVIHTGAEPELVETPSASGKGQKIARCPHCRIAIWSNYAGAGPLLRFVRVGTLDQPDHLPPDIHIYTESKQPWLNLAGTIPVMAQYYDRDLYWSAASLARRLVLLPQIEAYQARKS
- a CDS encoding ABC transporter substrate-binding protein, which gives rise to MKFILLILLCLCVPALAADIIEVSIYADESYPPYSYKENGEARGIYPAIFSKAFERMPAYKVHIKPVPWKRGLMLMETGQGLALFPPYNRPLERPYLNNSEPVLTEQVVAFCSENSMKRRKHPSSWPEDFQGLKVGINAGFQIGGDKYRKAVKDGKMFEDQAPSNRSNILKLLLGRIDCYVNDRLSILWEIERIKADGVYADSSQAIVEAAVISQEQAYLGYTNRDNGRYPYKPDFMRALNQILTDMKKSGEIQKIVEDVLSK
- a CDS encoding glutathione S-transferase family protein, with product MSNADNITLFYSPQTRATGALIMLEELGAPYQLHVLNMKAGEQRQSAYLAINPMGKVPAILHRGELITEQVAVFLYLADLFPQAGLTPALDSQLRGPYLRWMAYYAACYEPALVDKFAQHPPAMPSMCPYGDFDTMLGIIKAQLEKGPYLLGEQFTAADVLWGNALRWGTMFKLVPESPVVMSYIERVCSRPAFVKVGAIDAAWAAEHERIASEAQSESKAA
- a CDS encoding DUF1175 family protein, which encodes MKRRHVLTGMLATSTMLGWHRLALANKLTAPAVPLPAASAAKAGTTTAPVVIAPSLTPAQSRSCRAWMTRIIAAQLTAGPTPRWQQRDCVGLVRFAVAESLREHDEKWKRANGMLGTALPPEIALDQGTQSVRHQWRLADGSTSAYVSAIEMVQENARFRGKDCNLASPGDLLFYDQGDAQHLMVWMNSYIAYHTGTVTPTDNGLRAVKLRDLQAWRDTRWHPTQDNPNFAGVYRLNFLSA
- a CDS encoding glycoside hydrolase family 25 protein, coding for MAINNKVQGIDVSHYQGTVNWTAVKSAGISFAFAKATDGNTYTDPQFKTNWTGMKAAGILRGAYHFYESNDDPVTQANNFIKAVGSIAIGDLPPVVDIEINKGGFGNATLAANLQIWLNTVEQALGRTPMIYTGPSFWNQNMNNSFSRYALWIAQYGASQPTIPIGWSSWTFWQNSESGSVAGVTGSVDTDVFAGSMADLLAFAAKK
- a CDS encoding DUF2138 family protein; its protein translation is MRRIWIVTGTVVTVAAAAVAYQLSKHWKDYHYVGTRLMVDISQPDALIRTTSLSKLPRDLLQVPIAKDVLTEDLAFYYEQNEDRLGLNGAVKRIAYEHELDWQDKLYASIFNEPAEVAFWRDGKGALRHYAVVMRMGLFNKALQEAAKVAMKDGQLKLAGDISTSNGKAQIMALEVNPRRTLLLISQGDRVVVLSDPGLLFDDKNGVVTEARAAVANWLEHDGALSLQFDLDSIAPAPAQPASTAKHTLAIGAPTMALGYGAFVSGFKGMRFDFGGNWSTSVWLDSKKTSSAQLLDPALWTAAPANPSACITVPIDWTMVNTVLKQADAKPKLPEQALAPLSGPGLACWYRESNLYSPVFITKLPLNTANRDATLQAMATWAIASGEQAAPGKGTTRAKPDQKLWRNTKSMATLAASGDFVVFSPDGGLVEKVVDTIARSNPSVADQTSGAQSTLGLITPRPLSEMAQREIYAALAKPEDASFLEAAKTHLPARIKALATYPPIRLELSKAQASGKAWQKVEWVSKEKSN
- a CDS encoding TonB-dependent siderophore receptor gives rise to the protein MYIRITAMSGLLLASSPVWSQQNTPAVPPVNVEAQKVQQVEINGAPTDIEANRELAAGKLIIGRQKITNIGLQNVNELLKREPAITIGKDGRLSLLGLPGYTQILVDGLPAIGKNPLDLDLSEVEQIEIIKTTTAETGPFGIAGTINVILRKHVRKNQQQLNLEVKSMGGEHGGSANWLMNQFSQDSPLSLMASVFLQKNQSPGNAQDTQILIAGSQLLPQFTASRHNLNENEAAALSGEVAYKTENGSLSFKPSTGQINSNKLNEEQRLWTSGQSLQLTQTSSASLRSYRLPLNWQYESEELGNIDANLVWNDGQIRSNSSTLLNDQDNAASNGLRRQEWRDDNWNLLLAINHQKHLSGGHRLKTGLQVSRDQHETRTSYLLNGAIDTSLLALGNMTSIREDKWRAFIQDDWRIDKNLAMNTGLSSEEQRFDLTENNLTSQSRFRVWSPSLHVTKKLEGDQRRQLRASLARSFKAPESNQLMLQPSVNSLAPCTNINGCGANTIDTADSSGNPGLQPERALALNLAYEHGLSRDSQISLEFYARQIDRKIGKEIVLAPVPWANVPRYVQRPANLGSASVQGINLDWRVAMRDLWSTSPKLDVRGSLGWAHSVLSDVPGPDNRLEGQLPWRAKLGMTFAMSDAPVKIDVDANWLPGDWLRNNLTLRTYESHRTTLTANAIWTVNPQCRLVLNLDNLLAPDTQTVREYFNTSSTVRTSTQKTNYARIGLRMEFKL
- a CDS encoding cytochrome c family protein gives rise to the protein MMTALFNTRVWSEQQEKSKPDISFRKLLVCLLPFGIALIAADAMATKADEIQAGKIIYESRCLGCHTVEANNIGPRHANVFGRKAGSIADFEYSPALRNARIVWNEKTLDRWLQDPEAYIPGQQMDVSVSKDGDRKNLIAYLKTLSTKSSKLNKP
- a CDS encoding YafY family protein, which gives rise to MAKGSVFTMRASRLISILTILQARGFATAPELADECAVNLRTIYRDIDAMSEAGIPIYSERGSGGGYRLLDGYRTQLNGLSAKEAEALFMSGLAGAATDMGLGSVMMAAQNKLLSAMPASLREGAQQMRSRFHLDAPAWFGQSEQPAHLPKVADAVWEQKRMQIRYQSWKGIKERVVEPLGLVMKSGSWYLVGQVDDTPRTYRISRMLELSVLEERFERPAPFDLAAYWRKSTERLEQDMHRNVATVRLSPRGVKFREHFLSPYVFSEMQLASELDGDGWCKATMPVGSLMMACAEILRFGEDAEVLEPPELVSKVREHVEKMAMIYNKPA
- a CDS encoding DUF3096 domain-containing protein, which codes for MNIHLSLMPILALVAGICILIKPKLVSFIVALYLIAIGLIGILGLGRFGLHL